In the Hordeum vulgare subsp. vulgare chromosome 7H, MorexV3_pseudomolecules_assembly, whole genome shotgun sequence genome, one interval contains:
- the LOC123412797 gene encoding nuclear receptor coactivator 7-like: MGYLPSLGGKAAHLVSDLATVILNPVSGHERERSSHHLPEAAEGQENMYDDEESEIPNGPDTSSFRAFLMSFMSASSSSDDSMEIIPEQDVDMEYPTLTPVGRGNKERKGLLSRGKHSIGKIINKAGRLGGFRQKPSHIIDGEIASQIESVSSGFRPKVSKESASNHKLPAMSEPSMLLSEMMRNVLYPSLPVLVQGKNWMLVYSTWRHGTSLSTLYRRSMLCAGDSLLIIGDKKGAVFGGLVEAPLRPIMQRKYQGTKNCFVFTNVAGRPVIYRPTGANNYFTFCSPEYLAMGGGGHFALYLGEDLLNGSSSTSETFNNPCLSLSQDFEVKHVELWGFVNASRYDEMLTVCRTEKPGIWNL; encoded by the exons ATGGGGTACCTGCCGTCGCTGGGCGGCAAGGCGGCGCACCTCGTGTCCGACCTCGCCACCGTCATCCTCAACCCCGTCTCCGGCCACGAGCGGGAGCGCTCCTCCCACCACCTCCCC GAGGCCGCGGAAGGACAGGAAAATATGTATGATGACGAAGAATCTGAAATTCCTAATGGCCCTGACACATCTTCGTTTAGAGCATTTCTGATGTCATTTATGTCCGCATCAAGTTCTAGCGATGATTCGATGGAGATCATACCTGAGCAGGATGTGGACATGGAATACCCAACTTTAACACCCGTTGGCAGGGGAAACAAGGAAAGGAAGGGGTTGCTTAGTAGAGGCAAGCATTCCATTGGAAAGATTATTAACAAGGCCGGTAGACTTGGTGGTTTCAGGCAAAAACCCAGCCACATCATTGATGGTGAAATAGCAAGTCAAATAGAGTCAGTTTCGTCCGGTTTCAGACCCAAGGTATCAAAGGAGTCTGCTTCAAACCATAAGTTGCCAGCTATGTCTGAACCATCAATGcttttatcagaaatgatgcGAAATGTTCTTTATCCATCTCTTCCTGTTCTTGTTCAAGGAAAGAACTGGATGCTGGTTTACAG TACCTGGAGGCACGGGACATCTCTATCTACTCTGTACAGAAGGAGCATGCTTTGTGCTGGTGATTCACTTCTG ATAATTGGGGATAAAAAGGGAGCAGTTTTTGGTGGATTAGTAGAGGCTCCTTTGCGGCcgatcatgcaaaggaagtaTCAG GGGACCAAGAACTGCTTCGTGTTCACCAATGTAGCTGGTCGCCCTGTTATATATCGTCCAACGG GTGCTAATAACTATTTCACGTTTTGCTCCCCTGAGTATTTGGCCATGGGGGGTGGTGGTCACTTTGCACTTTATCTCGGTGAAGACCT CCTGAATGGTTCAAGTTCCACCTCAGAAACGTTTAACAACCCATGCCTGTCACTTTCCCAGGACTTTGAAGTCAAACATGTTGAG TTGTGGGGCTTCGTCAATGCTTCCAGGTATGATGAGATGCTCACCGTCTGCCGCACCGAGAAACCTGGGATTTGGAATCTGTGA
- the LOC123412799 gene encoding B3 domain-containing protein Os06g0194400 — MAGAIAYEEQRRRQVEENKRKLEELKLHHLSAAVREAATPKPSPAKSVKRKRVPREDGEDAPVRRSGRVASLPEQPKYRFEDVFHVLEKKIRRGSRKTTSTRSDLINRVYATDVAREYAIAKAKELQAKLESASFVRPMTQSHVTGGFWLSLPMPFCRKHLPKRDERLILEDEQGVESETLYLAPKNGLSAGWRGFAIQHDLVDGDCLVFELIDRTKFKVYIIRQSSYYEP, encoded by the exons ATGGCCGGAGCGATCGCGTACGAGGAGCAGCGGCGGAGGCAGGTGGAGGAGAACAAGCGGAAGCTGGAGGAGCTCAAGCTGCACCACCTCTCCGCCGCCGTCAGGGAGGCCGCCACCCCCAAGCCCTCGCCG GCCAAGTCGGTGAAGCGGAAGCGGGTGCCGCGTGAGGACGGCGAGGACGCCCCGGTCCGGCGGTCCGGCCGCGTCGccagcctccccgagcagcccaaGTACCGATTCGAG GATGTCTTTCATGTCCtcgagaagaagatcaggag GGGGAGCAGGAAGACGACCAGCACAAGGAGTGATTTGATTAATCGAGTGTACGCTACAGACGTGGCCAGAGAATATGCCATTGCCAAGGCCAAAGAGCTGCAGGCCAAGCTAGAATCCGCCAGTTTTGTCAGGCCCATGACGCAGTCACATGTCACCGGAGGGTTCTGGCTG AGCCTCCCGATGCCCTTCTGCCGGAAGCATCTCCCGAAGCGTGACGAGAGACTCATTTTGGAGGATGAGCAGGGTGTCGAGTCCGAAACGCTCTACCTTGCGCCTAAGAACGGCCTCAGTGCCGGATGGAGAGGGTTCGCCATCCAGCACGACCTGGTTGATGGTGATTGTCTGGTTTTCGAGCTGATCGACCGGACAAAGTTCAAG GTCTACATTATCAGACAAAGTTCCTACTATGAACCATGA
- the LOC123412798 gene encoding transcription factor MYB93-like, translated as MGRPPSSDENGLKKGPWTSEEDEKLMSYIQKHGHGSWRALPQLAGLNRCGKSCRLRWTNYLKPDIKRGKFSQEEEQTILQLHTVLGNKWSAIAKHLPGRTDNEIKNFWNTHLRKKLIKMGIDPMTHRPRTDFFAALPQLIALANLRQFINQQPWDDHTAGLQEQTAQAANLQYMQSLLHSAASIAASPTTTSSLNSLNMDLEQINFLSPPQILSPSALEGIGGIDLAGQMSQNQMPTFDHTIGNINTGSHNNIETSERHCSEGENSSQKRSFLYENSLPPLTDMAIAASNICATISTSNCNGVSSPFPSWSEILLDEELLNEFA; from the exons ATGGGGAGGCCACCTTCTAGTGATGAGAATGGCCTCAAGAAGGGCCCCTGGACTAGTGAGGAAGACGAGAAGCTCATGAGCTACATCCAGAAGCATGGCCATGGAAGCTGGAGAGCCCTTCCTCAACTTGCAG GCCTGAACAGGTGTGGTAAGAGCTGCAGGCTAAGATGGACCAACTACCTGAAGCCGGACATCAAGAGAGGGAAGTTCTCCCAGGAGGAAGAGCAAACCATCCTCCAGCTGCACACCGTCCTTGGCAACAA GTGGTCGGCTATCGCAAAGCACCTCCCTGGACGGACAGACAACGAGATCAAGAACTTCTGGAACACCCACCTCAGGAAGAAGCTCATCAAGATGGGCATCGATCCAATGACCCACCGTCCGAGAACAGACTTCTTTGCTGCTCTCCCGCAGCTCATCGCACTCGCCAACCTTCGCCAGTTCATCAATCAGCAGCCGTGGGATGACCACACTGCCGGGCTGCAAGAGCAGACAGCCCAGGCTGCCAACCTCCAGTACATGCAGTCACTGCTTCACTCTGCAGCCTCCATTGCCGCCAgccccaccaccaccagcagcctCAACAGTCTCAACATGGACCTGGAGCAGATAAACTTCCTGAGCCCTCCGCAGATACTTTCTCCAAGTGCACTTGAGGGTATTGGTGGCATAGACTTAGCAGGGCAGATGTCTCAGAACCAAATGCCTACCTTCGACCACACAATTGGCAACATCAACACGGGTTCACATAACAATATTGAAACCAGTGAGCGGCATTGCAGTGAGGGAGAGAACAGTAGCCAGAAAAGGTCGTTTCTCTATGAAAACTCCCTTCCACCTCTCACTGACATGGCGATAGCGGCCTCCAACATTTGTGCTACCATCAGCACCTCAAACTGCAACGGCGTCAGTAGTCCGTTTCCTAGTTGGTCGGAAATCCTACTTGATGAAGAGCTGCTGAATGAGTTTGCATGA